One genomic window of Mycobacteriales bacterium includes the following:
- a CDS encoding alpha/beta hydrolase produces MQQGERLRPAAGLRVARVCAINRRLIAAAAAALLAAGCAGSATPRAAPSSTSPTASASAATTRTTAPSTPAANPLAAYYAQRLTWRGCGGGFQCSTLTVPLDYQQPAGRRIAIAVIRLPAADPGQRIGSLVINPGGPGGSGIDYARAARAAFTQAVRNRFDIVGFDPRGVGQSTPLHCLTGPQLDHYFHVDPTPDNQSEINELVATDQQLASGCEKDDPGLVHHISTLEQARDMDVLRVALGDAKLTYLGKSYGTYLGAKYAQQYPKNIRAMVLDGALDPTQSALAEDKVQAEGFERELRGFIAWCVGQGGCPLGASTSSATQTFDRLQASVDTHELPSASSRTVGQGEFFLGVAASLYDPASGWPALRAALAQALDGRGDRLLVLSDALTGRNPDGTYSNLQETNAAINCVDRPSPRTLSAYADLARQLASVAPHFGPAIAWGNAGCAYWAAPPVEQPHAVSAPGAPPILVVGTTRDPATPYVWAQALARQLSSGVLLTYNGDGHTAYERGSSCVDRAVDAYLISLTVTPDQHC; encoded by the coding sequence GTGCAGCAAGGCGAGCGTCTGCGGCCCGCGGCAGGCCTACGAGTCGCGCGAGTCTGCGCCATCAACAGACGCCTGATCGCCGCGGCCGCGGCGGCGCTGCTCGCCGCCGGCTGCGCCGGCTCGGCGACACCCCGGGCTGCCCCTTCCTCGACCAGCCCGACGGCATCGGCGAGCGCGGCCACGACACGGACCACTGCGCCGAGCACGCCGGCCGCGAACCCGCTCGCCGCCTACTACGCGCAGCGCCTGACCTGGCGCGGTTGCGGTGGCGGTTTCCAGTGCTCGACGCTGACGGTGCCGCTGGACTACCAGCAGCCGGCCGGGCGGCGCATCGCGATCGCGGTGATCCGGCTGCCCGCCGCCGATCCGGGACAGCGGATCGGCTCGCTCGTCATCAACCCGGGCGGGCCCGGCGGCTCCGGCATCGACTACGCGCGGGCGGCGCGGGCGGCGTTCACCCAGGCGGTGCGCAACCGCTTCGACATCGTCGGCTTCGACCCGCGGGGGGTCGGCCAGTCGACACCGCTGCACTGCCTGACCGGGCCACAGCTCGACCACTACTTCCACGTCGACCCGACGCCCGACAACCAGAGCGAGATCAACGAGCTGGTCGCGACGGACCAGCAGCTGGCGAGCGGCTGCGAGAAGGACGACCCCGGTCTCGTCCACCACATCAGCACGCTCGAGCAGGCCCGCGACATGGACGTCCTCCGGGTGGCGCTCGGCGACGCGAAGCTCACCTACCTCGGCAAGTCCTACGGCACCTACCTCGGTGCGAAGTACGCCCAGCAGTACCCGAAGAACATCCGCGCGATGGTGCTCGACGGCGCTCTCGACCCGACGCAGTCGGCGCTCGCCGAGGACAAGGTGCAGGCCGAGGGCTTCGAGCGGGAACTGCGCGGCTTCATCGCCTGGTGCGTCGGGCAGGGCGGCTGCCCGCTCGGGGCGTCGACCTCCTCGGCGACGCAGACGTTCGACCGCCTGCAGGCGAGCGTCGACACCCACGAGCTGCCGTCGGCGAGCTCGCGCACGGTCGGGCAGGGCGAGTTCTTCCTCGGGGTCGCCGCCTCGCTCTACGACCCCGCCAGCGGCTGGCCGGCCCTGCGCGCGGCACTCGCGCAGGCCCTCGACGGCCGCGGCGACCGGCTGCTCGTGCTCTCCGACGCCTTGACCGGTCGCAACCCGGACGGCACCTACAGCAACCTGCAGGAGACCAACGCCGCGATCAACTGCGTCGACCGGCCCTCGCCGCGGACCTTGTCGGCGTACGCCGATCTCGCCCGGCAGCTCGCATCGGTGGCGCCGCACTTCGGCCCGGCGATCGCCTGGGGCAACGCGGGATGCGCCTACTGGGCGGCACCGCCGGTCGAGCAGCCGCACGCGGTGAGCGCGCCGGGGGCGCCGCCCATCCTCGTCGTCGGCACCACGCGTGACCCGGCGACGCCCTACGTGTGGGCGCAGGCGCTGGCCCGGCAGCTGTCGTCCGGGGTGCTGCTCACCTACAACGGCGACGGGCACACCGCCTACGAACGCGGCAGCTCCTGCGTGGACCGAGCCGTCGACGCCTATCTGATTTCGCTCACGGTCACGCCCGACCAGCACTGCTGA
- the ricT gene encoding regulatory iron-sulfur-containing complex subunit RicT: protein MICAVSFERYGRLYYLDPGSHSPKVGDKVLVPTDSGPEVAECVWAPQWVSEDIGGLPVMAGLATDDDLARDERNRRKRAELKVVAKRLAREHSLPMKVVGVDYVEADNHYTVYFSAPERVDFRALVRDLARAMSGRVELRQLSARDEARVQGGIGPCGRDLCCATFLRDFEPVSVRMAKDQDLPVNPLKISGACGRLMCCLKYEHPLYQEFKADLPRMGSTVETPEGPGKLVGYNVPAESVVVRLSASGQRCACSKASVCGPRQAYESRESAPSTDA, encoded by the coding sequence ATGATCTGCGCCGTCAGCTTCGAGCGCTACGGCCGGCTCTACTACCTCGACCCGGGCTCCCACAGCCCGAAGGTCGGCGACAAGGTGCTCGTCCCCACCGACTCGGGTCCCGAGGTCGCCGAGTGCGTCTGGGCGCCCCAGTGGGTGAGCGAGGACATCGGTGGGCTGCCGGTCATGGCCGGTCTCGCGACCGACGACGACCTGGCGCGCGACGAGCGCAACCGGCGCAAGCGGGCCGAGCTCAAGGTGGTCGCCAAGCGCCTGGCCCGGGAGCACTCGCTGCCCATGAAGGTCGTCGGCGTGGACTACGTCGAGGCGGACAACCACTACACGGTCTACTTCTCCGCCCCCGAGCGGGTCGACTTCCGCGCGCTGGTGCGTGACCTGGCGCGCGCGATGTCCGGCCGGGTCGAGCTGCGCCAGCTGTCCGCGCGCGACGAGGCTCGGGTGCAGGGCGGCATCGGCCCGTGCGGTCGCGACCTGTGCTGTGCGACGTTCCTGCGCGACTTCGAGCCGGTCAGCGTGCGGATGGCCAAGGACCAGGACCTGCCCGTCAACCCGCTGAAGATCTCCGGCGCCTGCGGCCGGTTGATGTGTTGTCTGAAGTACGAGCACCCGCTGTACCAGGAGTTCAAGGCCGACCTGCCCCGCATGGGCTCGACCGTCGAGACGCCGGAGGGCCCGGGGAAGCTGGTCGGCTACAACGTGCCGGCCGAAAGCGTCGTCGTCCGGCTGAGCGCCTCCGGGCAGCGGTGTGCGTGCAGCAAGGCGAGCGTCTGCGGCCCGCGGCAGGCCTACGAGTCGCGCGAGTCTGCGCCATCAACAGACGCCTGA
- a CDS encoding sodium-translocating pyrophosphatase, which produces MSPMHLATARTVAAGTGNSLGVHVGGSDYTIVIAIGVLALAALAFAGYLVREVLAADAGTQSMRDIGSAVQEGAAAYLRRQFTTLAAFAVVVFALLFIIPADDVGQRVGRSVFFLVGAAFSGVTGFVGMSLAVRANVRVAAAAQNAGAKRAMRIAFRAGGVAGMFTVGLGLLGACLVVLIFKDQAPHVLEGFGFGAALLAMFMRVGGGIFTKAADVGADLVGKVEQNIPEDDPRNAATIADNVGDNVGDCAGMAADLFESYAVTLVAALILGKQAFGDVGLVFPLIVPGIGILTAVIGILAVAPRDGDRTGMTAINRGFFISAVAAIGAVAAAAFAYLPSSFAALHHVPREIQQINGDPRLFAFFAVLIGIVLASVIQLLTGYFTETARKPVQEIGRSSLTGPATVILSGVSVGLESAVYSAVLIGGALYLAFLLGHGVIIVSLFAVALAGTGLLTQVGVIVSMDTFGPVSDNAQGIAEMSGDVDEKGARVLTDLDAVGNTTKAITKGIAIATAVLAATALFGSFATAVSDEGVKNFNLPIDRPNLLFGLIIGAAVVFLFSALTINAVARAAGRVVMEVREQFRTKPGIMDYTERPEYGRVVDICTRDSLRELVTPGLLAILAPITVGFAIGYQPLGAYLAGAIAAGVLMAVFLANSGGAWDNAKKLVEDGHFGGKGSEAHAATVIGDTVGDPFKDTAGPAINPLIKVMNLVALLIAPAVVRYGEGGQHASHWVRGLVAGLAFLGIVVAVYSSKRRSVEMGAEVPIEPVEKLPA; this is translated from the coding sequence ATGTCCCCCATGCACCTTGCTACCGCGCGGACCGTGGCGGCCGGCACCGGCAACAGTCTCGGCGTCCACGTCGGCGGTAGCGACTACACGATCGTCATCGCGATCGGGGTGCTGGCCCTCGCTGCGCTGGCCTTCGCCGGCTACCTGGTCCGGGAGGTGCTCGCGGCCGACGCCGGCACCCAGTCGATGCGTGATATCGGCTCGGCCGTGCAGGAAGGCGCCGCTGCGTACCTGCGCCGGCAGTTCACGACGCTGGCGGCATTCGCGGTCGTCGTCTTCGCGCTGCTGTTCATCATCCCGGCCGACGACGTCGGCCAGCGGGTCGGCCGGTCGGTCTTCTTCCTCGTGGGGGCGGCGTTCTCCGGTGTCACCGGCTTCGTCGGCATGAGCCTCGCCGTGCGCGCCAACGTGCGTGTCGCCGCCGCCGCGCAGAACGCCGGCGCCAAGCGCGCGATGCGCATCGCCTTCCGCGCCGGCGGCGTCGCCGGCATGTTCACCGTCGGCCTCGGCCTGCTCGGTGCCTGCCTCGTCGTGCTCATCTTCAAGGACCAGGCCCCGCACGTCCTCGAGGGCTTCGGCTTCGGCGCCGCCCTGCTCGCGATGTTCATGCGGGTCGGCGGCGGCATCTTCACCAAGGCGGCCGACGTCGGCGCCGACCTCGTCGGCAAGGTCGAGCAGAACATCCCCGAGGACGACCCGCGCAACGCTGCGACGATCGCCGACAACGTCGGTGACAACGTCGGCGACTGCGCCGGCATGGCCGCGGACCTGTTCGAGTCCTACGCCGTGACGCTGGTCGCCGCACTCATCCTCGGCAAGCAGGCGTTCGGCGACGTCGGCCTGGTCTTCCCGCTGATCGTGCCGGGCATCGGCATCCTCACCGCGGTCATCGGCATCCTCGCGGTGGCCCCGCGCGACGGCGACCGCACCGGCATGACCGCCATCAACCGCGGCTTCTTCATCTCGGCGGTCGCGGCGATCGGCGCGGTCGCGGCGGCGGCGTTCGCCTACCTGCCGTCGTCGTTCGCCGCGCTGCACCACGTGCCGCGCGAGATCCAGCAGATCAACGGCGACCCGCGGCTGTTCGCGTTCTTCGCCGTCCTCATCGGCATCGTGCTGGCCAGCGTCATCCAGTTGCTGACCGGCTACTTCACCGAGACCGCGCGCAAGCCGGTGCAGGAGATCGGCCGCTCGTCGCTCACCGGCCCGGCGACCGTCATCCTGTCCGGCGTCTCGGTCGGGCTCGAGTCGGCCGTCTACTCCGCCGTGCTGATCGGCGGCGCGCTCTACCTCGCGTTCCTGCTCGGTCACGGCGTGATCATCGTGTCGCTGTTCGCGGTCGCGCTGGCCGGCACCGGCCTGCTCACCCAGGTCGGCGTCATCGTGTCCATGGACACCTTCGGCCCGGTCTCCGACAACGCCCAGGGCATCGCGGAGATGTCCGGCGACGTCGACGAGAAGGGCGCCCGGGTGCTCACCGACCTCGACGCCGTCGGCAACACCACCAAGGCCATCACCAAGGGCATCGCGATCGCCACTGCGGTGCTCGCGGCGACGGCGCTGTTCGGCTCCTTCGCCACGGCGGTGTCCGACGAGGGCGTGAAGAACTTCAACCTGCCGATCGACCGGCCCAACCTGCTGTTCGGCCTGATCATCGGTGCGGCCGTGGTCTTCCTGTTCTCGGCGCTGACGATCAACGCGGTCGCCCGGGCGGCTGGCCGGGTGGTCATGGAGGTGCGCGAGCAGTTCCGCACCAAGCCCGGGATCATGGACTACACCGAGCGGCCGGAGTACGGCCGCGTCGTCGACATCTGCACCCGCGACTCGCTGCGCGAGCTCGTCACGCCCGGCCTGCTCGCGATCCTGGCGCCGATCACGGTCGGCTTCGCGATCGGCTACCAGCCGCTCGGCGCCTACCTCGCCGGGGCGATCGCGGCGGGCGTGCTCATGGCGGTGTTCCTCGCCAACTCCGGCGGCGCCTGGGACAACGCGAAGAAGCTGGTCGAGGACGGCCACTTCGGCGGCAAGGGCTCCGAGGCGCACGCCGCGACGGTCATCGGTGACACAGTCGGCGACCCGTTCAAGGACACCGCGGGTCCGGCCATCAACCCGCTGATCAAGGTCATGAACCTCGTGGCGCTGCTCATCGCGCCCGCCGTCGTCCGCTACGGCGAGGGCGGCCAGCACGCGAGCCACTGGGTCCGCGGCCTGGTCGCCGGACTGGCGTTCCTCGGCATCGTGGTGGCGGTCTACTCGAGCAAGCGTCGCTCGGTGGAGATGGGCGCCGAGGTGCCCATCGAGCCGGTGGAGAAGCTGCCGGCCTGA
- a CDS encoding DNA polymerase III subunit delta': protein MTVWDDLVGQEAAVTVLREAVAGTGMSHAWLFTGPPGSGRSVAARAFAAALQCPDGGCGHCGECTTALAGSHPDVDLVQPQGLSYGVADARALVLRAAGSPVRGRWKVTVVEDADRLTESALNVLLKSIEEPPPRGVWLLCAPSADDLLPTIRSRCRLVGLRTPPAAAVAAVLVDRDGATPEMAAFAARAAQGHVGRARRLVRDEGARNRRREVLSVPGDVRSVPACFVAAANLVDAAKEEATAAIAELDKQELSDLQAALGATDAKARPRGTAGAFRDLEERQKSRATRLQRDALDRALTDLASYYRDVLAVQLGLAAGAAESPVSLVNADLAPSIRRLAETSTPEATLRRLGAVLACGEAIDANVAPLLAVESMTLALLSG from the coding sequence ATGACCGTCTGGGACGACCTCGTGGGCCAGGAGGCCGCGGTCACCGTCCTGCGCGAGGCGGTCGCCGGGACCGGCATGTCGCACGCCTGGCTGTTCACCGGGCCGCCCGGGTCGGGGCGGTCGGTCGCCGCCCGGGCGTTCGCCGCCGCGCTGCAGTGCCCCGACGGCGGCTGCGGCCACTGCGGCGAGTGCACCACCGCACTGGCCGGCTCGCACCCCGACGTCGACCTCGTGCAGCCGCAGGGCCTGTCCTACGGCGTGGCCGATGCCCGCGCGCTCGTCCTGCGCGCCGCCGGCTCACCCGTGCGCGGCCGCTGGAAGGTGACCGTCGTCGAGGACGCCGACCGGCTGACCGAGAGCGCGCTCAACGTGCTGCTCAAGTCGATCGAGGAGCCGCCGCCTCGTGGCGTCTGGCTGCTGTGTGCGCCGTCCGCTGACGACCTGCTGCCGACCATCCGCTCGCGCTGCCGGCTCGTCGGGCTGCGCACGCCTCCCGCCGCCGCCGTCGCCGCCGTTCTCGTCGACCGCGACGGTGCCACCCCCGAGATGGCCGCCTTCGCCGCGCGCGCGGCGCAGGGGCACGTGGGCCGCGCCCGCCGGCTCGTCCGCGACGAGGGTGCGCGCAACCGCCGCCGTGAAGTGCTGTCCGTCCCGGGCGACGTCCGGTCGGTGCCGGCCTGCTTCGTCGCCGCGGCCAACCTCGTCGACGCGGCGAAGGAGGAGGCGACCGCCGCCATCGCGGAGCTCGACAAGCAGGAGCTCTCGGACCTCCAGGCGGCGCTCGGCGCCACCGACGCGAAGGCGCGTCCGCGCGGAACTGCTGGTGCGTTCCGCGACCTCGAGGAGCGGCAGAAGTCACGGGCGACCCGGCTGCAGCGCGACGCGCTCGACCGGGCCCTCACCGACCTCGCGTCGTACTACCGCGACGTGCTCGCCGTGCAGCTCGGGCTCGCTGCCGGGGCCGCCGAGTCGCCGGTGTCCCTCGTCAACGCCGATCTGGCCCCGTCCATCCGGCGTCTCGCCGAAACGTCGACGCCGGAGGCGACGCTGCGCCGCCTCGGGGCCGTGCTCGCCTGCGGGGAGGCGATCGATGCCAACGTCGCTCCGCTGCTCGCGGTGGAGTCCATGACGCTTGCGCTGTTGTCCGGCTGA
- the tmk gene encoding dTMP kinase — translation MTAPRRVSLVPPVLRIRAFRRLWTALTLSSLGDWLGLLATTSLAQELVSGYSGKLYALSGVLIVRLAPALVIGPVAGAFADRFDRRTTMVVSDLGRFAFFASLPFLHSLLYLLVASFLIECFSLFWVPAKEASVPNLVPKEQLESANQLSLVTTYGSAAVAAVVFALLAKISLFVHGSAPANDSTQTDIALYFDAATFLFSAGTIFTLREIRGAVVSTGTGESEGLGRSIVGGWRFIATSRWLRGLLFGILGATAAGGTVIGLGRPFAVLDLGGGNAAYGVLFAMLFAGLATGMLVGPRLLSGFSRRRLMALAIVAAGVSLAINALMPNLALAIVFTFLVGAFAGVTWVTGITLVGLHVSDEMRGRTFSSLYTLMRIDLLLVIAAAPLIAGAIGSHHVQVSDDIRLRADGVTVVLFVAGLLGAVVGAIALRLMDDRPGVPLRDDLIASLRRVAPPHQAGSGCFVAFEGGEGAGKTTQIERLADWLRSRGRYEVVVTREPGGTATGRRLRELLLDPASTVSPQAEALLYAADRAQHVAEVVGPALARGAVVISDRYVDSSLAYQGAGRALAPAQVERLSSVATGGLVPDLTVLLDVDPVLGLARADGTPDRLEGESLEFHQRVRSGFLALAAKEPRRYLVVDAALPAEEVQRRVRARLEQVLSVRADAAAAAGSSVGSWR, via the coding sequence ATGACCGCGCCCCGCCGGGTCTCGCTGGTGCCGCCGGTGCTGAGGATCCGGGCCTTCCGCCGGCTCTGGACCGCGCTCACCCTGTCGAGCCTGGGCGACTGGCTCGGCCTGCTCGCCACCACCTCGCTCGCGCAGGAGCTGGTCAGCGGTTACTCCGGCAAGCTCTACGCGCTGTCCGGCGTGCTGATCGTGCGGCTGGCGCCGGCGCTCGTCATCGGGCCGGTGGCCGGCGCGTTCGCCGACCGCTTCGACCGGCGTACGACGATGGTCGTCTCCGACCTCGGCCGCTTCGCGTTCTTCGCGTCGCTGCCGTTCCTGCACTCGTTGCTCTACCTGCTCGTCGCGTCGTTCCTCATCGAGTGCTTCAGCCTGTTCTGGGTGCCGGCCAAGGAGGCGAGCGTCCCCAACCTGGTGCCCAAGGAGCAGCTGGAGTCGGCCAACCAGCTGAGCCTGGTGACGACCTACGGATCTGCCGCCGTCGCCGCCGTCGTGTTCGCGCTGCTGGCGAAGATCAGCCTGTTCGTCCACGGCTCCGCCCCGGCGAACGACTCCACCCAGACCGACATCGCGCTCTACTTCGACGCGGCGACGTTCCTGTTCTCCGCCGGCACGATCTTCACGCTGCGGGAGATCCGCGGTGCGGTCGTGTCGACCGGCACCGGCGAGAGCGAGGGGCTCGGGCGCTCGATCGTGGGGGGCTGGCGGTTCATCGCCACCTCACGCTGGCTGCGCGGGTTGCTGTTCGGCATCCTCGGCGCGACCGCGGCCGGCGGGACCGTGATCGGCCTCGGCCGGCCGTTCGCGGTGCTCGACCTCGGTGGCGGCAACGCGGCCTACGGCGTGCTGTTCGCCATGCTCTTCGCCGGGTTGGCGACCGGGATGCTGGTCGGTCCCCGGCTCCTGTCGGGTTTCAGCCGCCGGCGGCTGATGGCGCTCGCGATCGTCGCGGCCGGTGTCTCGCTCGCCATCAACGCCCTGATGCCCAACCTCGCGCTGGCGATCGTGTTCACGTTCCTCGTCGGCGCCTTCGCCGGCGTGACCTGGGTGACCGGCATCACGCTGGTGGGGCTGCACGTCAGCGACGAGATGCGGGGCCGCACGTTCTCCTCGCTCTACACGCTGATGCGCATCGACCTGCTGCTGGTCATCGCGGCCGCGCCGCTGATCGCCGGCGCCATCGGGTCGCACCATGTGCAGGTGAGCGACGACATCCGGCTGCGCGCGGACGGCGTCACCGTCGTGCTGTTCGTGGCCGGCCTGCTCGGCGCGGTCGTCGGCGCGATCGCGCTGCGGCTGATGGATGACCGTCCCGGCGTACCGCTGCGCGACGACCTCATCGCGTCGCTGCGCCGGGTCGCCCCCCCGCACCAGGCCGGCAGCGGGTGCTTCGTCGCCTTCGAAGGTGGCGAAGGTGCCGGCAAGACCACGCAGATCGAGCGGCTCGCCGACTGGCTGCGCTCGCGCGGGCGCTACGAGGTCGTCGTCACCCGCGAACCCGGCGGCACCGCGACCGGCCGCAGGCTGCGCGAGCTGCTGCTCGACCCCGCGTCCACCGTCTCGCCGCAGGCCGAGGCACTGCTGTACGCCGCCGACCGGGCGCAGCACGTCGCCGAGGTTGTCGGTCCCGCGCTCGCGCGCGGGGCCGTCGTCATCAGCGACCGTTACGTCGACTCCTCCCTCGCCTACCAGGGCGCCGGCCGCGCGCTGGCCCCGGCGCAGGTGGAGCGGTTGTCCTCCGTGGCCACCGGCGGCCTGGTGCCGGACCTGACGGTGCTGCTTGACGTCGACCCGGTCCTGGGTCTCGCGCGTGCCGACGGCACGCCGGACCGGCTCGAGGGTGAGTCGTTGGAGTTCCACCAGCGGGTGCGCTCCGGGTTCCTGGCCCTGGCGGCGAAGGAGCCGCGCCGTTACCTGGTCGTCGACGCCGCCCTGCCGGCCGAGGAGGTGCAGCGCCGGGTGCGTGCCCGGCTCGAGCAGGTGCTGTCCGTGCGGGCCGATGCGGCGGCTGCGGCCGGCTCGTCCGTCGGGTCGTGGCGATGA
- the topA gene encoding type I DNA topoisomerase produces the protein MSATTETAPDGARRRLVIVESPAKARTIAGYLGRGYVVESSIGHIRDLPRSAADIPAAHKKDAWARLGVDVDNGFVPLYIVTPDKKDQVRKLKSLLKDVDELYLATDEDREGEAIAWHLVQVLDPHVPVRRMVFHEITPQAIEDAVANPREIDQRLVDAQETRRILDRLYGYEVSPVLWKKVMPRLSAGRVQSVATRILVERERARMRFTAASYWDVEALLDAHAGAPPTFTADLVGLDGRRVATGRDFDADGRIANQDIVALDEAAARGLAERLGGAAFTVRSVEERPYRRSPYPPFMTSTLQQECSRKLRMTSATTMRVAQRLYENGYITYMRTDSTTLSETALAAARAQARELYGAEYVPDQPRRYEKKVKNAQEAHEAIRPAGDRFRTPREVAGELGGDEHRVYELIWQRTVASQMADAAGRSVSVRVVGRSSAGEEAELSATGKTITFPGFLRAYVEESDDPDADRDDRERRLPPLAEGQQLTALSLEPQGHSTQPPARYTEASLVRALEELGIGRPSTYASIMSTILDRGYVFKKGTALVPSFTAFAVVGLLERHFGKLVDYGFTASMEDHLDDIANGETEGVEWLTRFYFGDVNPDQGLQDDGLRQMVHERLGDIDAREVNSIPIGKDDDGAEIVVRVGRYGPYVQRGEDRASVPEDLPPDELTTAQAVEMLEAGSSDRALGTDPESGFEVVAKAGRYGPYVTTVVPEGVDARPRTGSLLKTMSLDSVTLDDALRLLSLPRLLGAAPDGEEVTAQNGRYGPYVKKGSESRSLESEEQLFTVTLDEALALLAQPKTRGRRGAAAPPLKELGADPVTGKPMVVKEGRFGPYVTDGETNASLRKGDDPESITPERGAELLAEKRAKGPAKRPVKRAARRPAKRA, from the coding sequence GTGTCCGCGACGACGGAGACCGCGCCCGACGGCGCCCGGCGCCGCCTGGTGATCGTGGAGTCGCCGGCGAAGGCGCGCACGATCGCGGGCTACCTCGGCCGCGGCTACGTCGTCGAGTCCTCGATCGGCCACATCCGCGACCTGCCGCGCAGCGCCGCCGACATCCCCGCCGCGCACAAGAAGGACGCCTGGGCGCGGCTCGGGGTCGACGTCGACAACGGCTTCGTGCCGCTCTACATCGTCACGCCCGACAAGAAGGACCAGGTCCGCAAGCTCAAGAGCCTGCTCAAGGACGTGGACGAGCTCTACCTCGCGACGGACGAGGACCGCGAGGGCGAGGCCATCGCCTGGCACCTCGTGCAGGTGCTCGACCCTCACGTGCCGGTGCGCCGCATGGTCTTCCACGAGATCACCCCGCAGGCGATCGAGGACGCCGTCGCCAACCCGCGGGAGATAGACCAGCGGCTCGTCGACGCGCAGGAGACCCGCCGCATCCTCGACCGGCTCTACGGCTACGAGGTCAGCCCGGTCCTGTGGAAGAAGGTGATGCCGCGGCTGTCCGCCGGTCGGGTGCAGTCGGTGGCGACCCGCATCCTGGTCGAGCGGGAGCGGGCGCGGATGCGCTTCACCGCCGCGTCGTACTGGGACGTCGAGGCGCTGCTCGACGCGCATGCCGGCGCCCCGCCCACCTTCACCGCCGACCTGGTCGGGCTCGACGGGCGCCGGGTGGCGACCGGCCGCGACTTCGACGCCGACGGGCGCATCGCCAACCAGGACATCGTCGCGCTCGACGAGGCGGCGGCCCGGGGGCTGGCGGAGCGGCTCGGCGGCGCGGCGTTCACCGTGCGCAGCGTCGAGGAGCGGCCCTACCGGCGCTCGCCGTACCCGCCGTTCATGACCAGCACGCTGCAGCAGGAGTGCAGCCGCAAGCTGCGCATGACCAGCGCCACGACGATGCGGGTCGCCCAGCGGCTCTACGAGAACGGCTACATCACCTACATGCGCACCGACTCCACGACGCTGTCGGAGACGGCGCTGGCGGCGGCGCGGGCGCAGGCGCGGGAGCTGTACGGCGCGGAGTACGTGCCCGACCAGCCGCGCCGCTACGAGAAGAAGGTCAAGAACGCGCAGGAGGCGCACGAGGCGATCCGCCCGGCGGGCGACCGTTTCCGCACCCCGCGCGAGGTCGCCGGCGAGCTGGGCGGCGACGAGCACCGGGTCTACGAGCTGATCTGGCAGCGCACGGTCGCGAGCCAGATGGCCGACGCCGCCGGCCGGTCGGTCTCGGTGCGCGTCGTCGGCAGGTCGAGTGCCGGCGAGGAGGCGGAACTGTCCGCCACCGGCAAGACGATCACCTTCCCGGGGTTCCTGCGCGCCTACGTCGAGGAGAGCGACGACCCTGACGCGGACCGCGACGACCGCGAGCGCCGGCTGCCGCCGCTGGCGGAGGGCCAGCAGCTGACCGCGCTGAGCCTCGAGCCCCAGGGACACAGCACCCAGCCACCGGCGCGCTACACCGAGGCCTCCCTCGTGCGGGCGCTCGAGGAGCTCGGCATCGGCCGGCCGTCGACCTACGCGTCGATCATGTCGACGATTCTCGACCGGGGCTACGTCTTCAAGAAGGGCACCGCGCTGGTGCCGTCGTTCACGGCGTTCGCGGTCGTCGGCCTGCTCGAGCGGCACTTCGGCAAGCTCGTCGACTACGGCTTCACCGCGTCGATGGAGGACCACCTCGACGACATCGCCAACGGCGAGACCGAGGGCGTCGAGTGGCTGACCCGTTTCTACTTCGGCGACGTCAACCCCGACCAGGGCCTGCAGGACGACGGCCTGCGCCAGATGGTCCACGAGCGGCTCGGCGACATCGACGCCCGCGAGGTCAACTCGATCCCGATCGGCAAGGACGACGACGGCGCCGAGATCGTCGTCCGGGTCGGCCGCTACGGCCCCTACGTGCAGCGCGGCGAGGATCGGGCGAGCGTCCCCGAGGACCTGCCGCCCGACGAGCTCACCACCGCGCAGGCCGTCGAGATGCTCGAGGCCGGCTCGTCGGACCGCGCGCTCGGCACCGATCCCGAGAGCGGCTTCGAGGTGGTCGCCAAGGCCGGCCGCTACGGCCCGTACGTCACCACCGTGGTGCCCGAGGGTGTCGACGCGAGGCCGCGGACCGGCTCCCTTCTCAAGACGATGTCGCTCGACTCGGTCACCCTCGACGACGCGCTGCGGCTGCTGTCACTGCCCCGCCTTCTCGGCGCCGCCCCCGACGGCGAGGAGGTCACCGCTCAGAACGGGCGCTACGGCCCCTATGTCAAGAAGGGCAGCGAGTCGCGGTCGCTGGAGTCGGAGGAGCAGCTGTTCACCGTCACCCTCGACGAGGCGCTCGCCCTGCTGGCCCAACCGAAGACCCGGGGTCGTCGCGGCGCCGCCGCGCCGCCGCTGAAGGAGCTCGGCGCGGACCCGGTCACCGGCAAGCCGATGGTCGTCAAGGAGGGTCGCTTCGGTCCCTACGTGACCGACGGCGAGACCAACGCCAGCCTGCGCAAGGGTGACGATCCGGAGAGCATCACCCCCGAGCGCGGCGCCGAGCTGCTCGCGGAGAAGCGGGCCAAGGGACCGGCCAAGCGCCCGGTGAAGCGTGCCGCCAGACGGCCGGCCAAGCGCGCCTGA